Proteins encoded in a region of the Streptomyces sp. NBC_00513 genome:
- a CDS encoding helix-turn-helix domain-containing protein, whose amino-acid sequence MTAERQAFRERVRMEAVAMFAEGRGSTEIAKELRVSVRSVQRWRQAWRGAGEGRVRSRGPASRPKLSDALFAVLEEEPAKGPVAHGWSDQRWTPARIKTLIGRRFHKSVTLSGISQMLRRQTGLTLTTPRLQTQQHEHLRSQSLSSINRQAAGMSPDGLVVVVRQLLQVGREVGVGQQPGHPARVLGGGQGTQGGFLEGQAQAAAQDARDVRRRQLVRRGATRAVGQFGPDTPYGVRFRPYAFQQEPRIHRQGTPQPVLGVGQGHRRQPRTRAVDGTHLDAAAGEAGSRFGVPRGPGPRHDRLVPVAHVTVHRDQPDVLLGGLDQVAVRIGVPVVQHHEVG is encoded by the coding sequence CTGACCGCGGAGAGGCAAGCGTTCCGCGAGCGGGTCCGGATGGAAGCGGTCGCGATGTTCGCCGAGGGACGGGGCAGTACGGAGATCGCGAAGGAGTTGCGGGTCAGCGTCCGGTCGGTCCAGCGATGGCGGCAAGCCTGGCGGGGTGCCGGTGAAGGCCGGGTTCGTTCCCGTGGCCCGGCGTCCCGGCCGAAGCTGAGCGACGCGCTGTTCGCCGTGCTCGAGGAGGAGCCGGCGAAGGGGCCGGTCGCGCATGGCTGGTCTGACCAGAGATGGACGCCGGCCAGAATCAAGACGTTGATCGGGCGGCGGTTCCACAAGTCCGTGACGCTGTCAGGCATTTCCCAGATGCTCCGAAGGCAAACCGGACTCACACTGACGACACCACGACTGCAAACCCAGCAACACGAACACCTACGAAGCCAGTCGCTTTCGTCGATCAACCGGCAGGCCGCCGGGATGTCACCGGACGGGCTCGTCGTAGTAGTCCGGCAACTCCTTCAGGTAGGCCGGGAGGTTGGGGTTGGCCAGCAGCCGGGTCATCCAGCCCGGGTCCTCGGAGGTGGTCAGGGGACTCAGGGGGGTTTCCTCGAAGGGCAGGCCCAGGCGGCAGCTCAGGACGCGCGCGATGTCCGCCGCCGTCAGCTCGTCCGGCGGGGTGCCACCCGGGCAGTGGGCCAGTTCGGACCGGATACGCCGTACGGAGTCCGGTTTCGTCCGTACGCGTTCCAGCAGGAACCCCGGATCCATCGCCAGGGCACGCCGCAGCCGGTCCTCGGTGTCGGCCAGGGGCATCGGCGGCAGCCCCGTACCCGGGCAGTCGACGGCACTCACCTTGACGCGGCCGCCGGGGAAGCGGGCAGTCGTTTCGGTGTCCCGCGAGGGCCGGGCCCGCGCCATGACCGACTCGTCCCCGTAGCGCATGTCACCGTCCACAGAGACCAGCCGGACGTTCTCCTCGGTGGCCTCGATCAGGTTGCGGTACGGATCGGCGTTCCGGTTGTCCAGCACCACGAGGTCGGGTAA
- a CDS encoding DUF4118 domain-containing protein: MSGYRFHDPAALLAGLVAPFLVALALVPLRTELSATNEALIVVVVVVAVAALGTRAAGALAALSAAAWFDFFLTRPYGQFAIDDGEEIQTTVLLLAVGLIVSQPAVRVRRLRTVVVADTAHLASLRGSARPAEEGGSPEEVVTRRNPPGGRRPGLPGRRRPGHGRPGPPGLSSDSRHRA; encoded by the coding sequence GTGTCCGGGTACCGATTCCACGACCCCGCTGCCCTGCTCGCGGGGCTCGTGGCCCCTTTCCTCGTGGCGCTCGCGCTCGTGCCGTTGCGCACGGAACTCTCGGCGACGAACGAGGCTTTGATCGTGGTCGTCGTGGTGGTAGCGGTCGCCGCGCTCGGTACCCGGGCGGCCGGGGCGCTGGCGGCGCTCTCGGCGGCCGCCTGGTTCGACTTCTTCCTCACCAGGCCGTACGGGCAGTTCGCCATCGACGACGGCGAGGAGATCCAGACGACCGTCCTTCTGCTCGCGGTCGGGCTGATCGTCTCGCAGCCGGCCGTCCGCGTCCGCAGGCTCCGGACCGTCGTGGTCGCCGATACCGCGCACCTGGCCAGCCTCCGGGGATCTGCCCGGCCGGCCGAGGAGGGCGGCTCGCCGGAAGAGGTGGTCACCCGAAGAAACCCGCCTGGTGGCCGTCGCCCTGGCCTCCCAGGCAGGCGCCGCCCTGGACACGGCCGGCCTGGCCCACCAGGGCTGAGCAGCGATTCACGGCATCGCGCGTAG
- the kdpF gene encoding K(+)-transporting ATPase subunit F — MDAENVVGLIVALALLGYLVAALIRPERF, encoded by the coding sequence ATGGACGCGGAGAACGTGGTCGGGCTCATCGTCGCCCTCGCCCTGCTCGGCTATCTCGTGGCCGCTTTGATCAGGCCCGAGAGGTTCTGA
- a CDS encoding APC family permease → MALHMGKSATAGTPSTEEPPDTGVTVPAAGDRHRLTALQGLAALSLDAMASVAYGPESIVLVLAAAGAYGLGFTLPVTLVIAALLAVLVASYRQVIAAFPDGGGSYAVAKKHLGRRTSLVAAASLILDYVLNVAVSVTAGVAALTSAFPELYGERVWICLGVLVLVTAVNLRGVVDSAKAFLVPTAVFVGSILTMVAVGLFREGPVSTASAAGHASVLGEGATTVGALLLLKAFAAGCSALTGVEAVANAVPSFRTPAARRAQRTEVALGALLGIMLIGLSVLIGRFHLQPVEGVTVLAQLADASFGHNAAFYVVQFATMVLLALAANTSFGGLPVLMSLLARDNHLPHVFALKADRQVHRHGVAWLALVSAALLVFSGGDTNTLVPLFAIGVFVGFTICQVGMVRHWHGERPKGWQAKAVLNGFGALLTGVAAVVVTATKFTEGAWLIVLALPLLVLGFGRVRRAYAQIGERLELGRIPQAPHSSRSLVVVPVSGLSRLTCQALTAARSLGDEVRAVTITHTAPEDRQAAEALRRDWELWKPGVELTEITSQSRSLGRPVSAYVRELARTHPDAQVTVLIPETEPARLWQRMLQNQRGSVVAHAVRRDTDAVICRLRFRITDDARRPALTRP, encoded by the coding sequence ATGGCACTACACATGGGAAAGTCGGCCACGGCAGGGACCCCGAGCACGGAGGAACCTCCTGATACCGGCGTCACGGTGCCCGCCGCGGGGGACCGGCACCGGCTGACCGCCCTCCAGGGCCTGGCCGCGCTGTCGCTCGACGCGATGGCCTCCGTCGCCTACGGGCCCGAGTCGATCGTGCTTGTCCTGGCGGCTGCTGGGGCCTACGGCCTCGGATTCACTCTCCCCGTCACCCTGGTGATCGCGGCGCTGCTGGCGGTGCTGGTGGCCTCGTACCGGCAGGTGATCGCGGCGTTCCCGGACGGCGGCGGCTCGTACGCCGTCGCCAAGAAGCACCTGGGCCGCCGTACGAGCCTGGTGGCCGCGGCCTCGCTGATCCTCGACTACGTCCTGAACGTGGCCGTCTCCGTCACCGCCGGCGTCGCCGCGCTGACCTCGGCCTTCCCCGAGCTGTACGGCGAGCGGGTGTGGATCTGCCTCGGAGTCCTGGTCCTGGTCACGGCGGTGAACCTGCGGGGTGTCGTCGACTCCGCCAAGGCCTTCCTAGTCCCGACGGCCGTCTTCGTCGGGTCGATCCTGACCATGGTCGCGGTCGGCCTCTTCCGCGAGGGTCCGGTGAGCACCGCCTCGGCCGCCGGGCACGCCTCCGTCCTGGGGGAGGGCGCCACTACGGTTGGCGCGCTGTTGCTGCTGAAGGCCTTCGCGGCCGGTTGCTCCGCCCTGACCGGTGTCGAGGCCGTTGCCAACGCCGTACCGTCGTTCCGCACCCCGGCCGCCCGGCGAGCCCAGCGCACCGAGGTCGCCCTCGGCGCCCTCCTCGGCATCATGCTGATCGGGCTGTCGGTGCTGATCGGCCGTTTCCACCTCCAGCCGGTCGAGGGCGTGACCGTTCTCGCCCAGCTCGCGGACGCCTCGTTCGGGCACAACGCGGCCTTCTACGTGGTCCAGTTCGCCACCATGGTGCTGCTGGCCCTCGCCGCGAACACCTCCTTCGGAGGTCTTCCGGTGCTCATGAGCCTGCTCGCGCGCGACAACCACCTGCCGCACGTCTTCGCCCTCAAGGCGGACCGCCAAGTGCACCGCCACGGAGTGGCCTGGCTGGCGCTCGTGTCAGCCGCCCTGCTCGTGTTCTCCGGCGGCGACACCAACACCCTCGTCCCGCTCTTCGCCATCGGCGTCTTCGTCGGCTTCACGATCTGCCAGGTCGGCATGGTCCGGCACTGGCACGGCGAGCGCCCCAAGGGCTGGCAGGCGAAGGCCGTCCTCAACGGCTTCGGCGCCCTGCTCACCGGCGTCGCGGCGGTCGTCGTGACCGCCACCAAGTTCACCGAGGGCGCCTGGCTGATCGTCCTCGCCCTGCCGCTGCTCGTCCTCGGCTTCGGACGCGTCCGCCGTGCGTACGCGCAGATCGGCGAACGCCTGGAACTCGGCCGCATCCCGCAGGCGCCACACAGTTCCCGCTCCCTGGTCGTCGTACCCGTCTCCGGGCTCTCCCGGCTCACCTGCCAGGCGCTCACCGCCGCCCGCTCGCTCGGCGACGAAGTCCGTGCCGTGACCATCACGCACACCGCTCCGGAGGACCGGCAGGCAGCCGAAGCGCTGCGCCGGGACTGGGAGTTGTGGAAGCCCGGAGTCGAGCTGACCGAGATCACCTCGCAGAGCCGTTCACTCGGCCGACCCGTGTCGGCCTATGTGCGCGAGCTGGCACGGACACACCCGGACGCTCAGGTGACCGTACTCATCCCGGAGACCGAACCCGCCCGCCTCTGGCAGCGGATGCTCCAGAACCAGCGCGGCTCCGTCGTCGCCCACGCCGTACGCCGCGACACCGACGCCGTCATCTGCCGGCTGCGCTTCCGCATCACCGACGACGCACGCCGACCTGCGTTGACGCGCCCTTGA
- a CDS encoding amino acid transporter → MATPARSSRLRAWMLEGLTAENSSPAAKEAAAQPHGRPWWRVMCLTGLDYFSTLGYQPGIAFLAARLLSPLATIVLVLLTLFGALPVYRRVAEESPHGEGSIAMLERLLTFWKGKLFVLTLLGFAATDFLITITLSAADATAHLVENPHLTSTLHGHEVLITLIMIALLGAVFLKGFSEAIGVAVVLVFTYLGLNVVVVAVGLWHVFTAPQVITDWTTALTTEHGNPFMMIAIALVVFPKLALGLSGFETGVAVMPHVKGDPDDAAAKPAGRIRGAKKLLTTAAVIMSIFLICSSLITTLLIPAAQFQPGGEANGRALAYLAHEYLGSAFGTVYDISTILILWFAGSSAMAGLLNLMPRYLPRYGMAPHWARALRPMVIVFTLVAFLVTWIFDADVDAQGGAYATGVLVLITSAAVAVTIAARRAGERGWTIGFGIISVVFIYTTAVNIVERPDGVKIGACFIAGIMALSLLSRLARVFELRVTHVEFDDMAQRFIRDTANRTIRFIANEPDNRDREEYRQKKEQIRADNDIPAGDDVMFVEVTVLDASEFESGMRVRGEVLHDRYRVLTLESSSIPNALAALLLHVRDATGQRPHIYFEWTEGNPFANFFRFFLFGQGEVAPVTREVIREAEPDRSRRPHVHAG, encoded by the coding sequence ATGGCCACCCCGGCCCGCTCCTCGCGCCTGCGCGCGTGGATGCTGGAAGGCTTGACCGCCGAGAACAGTTCGCCCGCCGCCAAGGAGGCCGCGGCCCAGCCCCATGGCCGGCCCTGGTGGCGGGTCATGTGCCTGACGGGTCTCGACTACTTCTCCACCCTCGGCTACCAGCCCGGCATCGCGTTCCTCGCGGCCAGGCTGCTGTCGCCGCTGGCGACCATCGTGCTCGTGCTGCTCACCCTGTTCGGCGCGCTGCCCGTCTACCGGCGGGTGGCCGAGGAGAGCCCGCACGGCGAGGGCTCCATCGCCATGCTGGAGCGGCTGCTGACGTTCTGGAAGGGGAAGCTGTTCGTCCTGACCCTCCTCGGGTTCGCCGCGACCGACTTCCTCATCACCATCACCCTCTCCGCCGCCGACGCCACCGCGCACCTGGTGGAGAACCCGCACCTCACCAGCACCCTGCACGGCCACGAGGTACTGATCACCCTGATCATGATCGCGCTCCTGGGTGCGGTGTTCCTCAAGGGGTTCAGTGAGGCCATCGGCGTGGCGGTGGTCCTGGTCTTCACGTATCTCGGCCTGAACGTGGTCGTGGTGGCGGTCGGGCTGTGGCACGTGTTCACCGCACCGCAGGTCATCACGGACTGGACGACCGCGCTGACCACCGAGCACGGCAATCCGTTCATGATGATCGCCATCGCGCTCGTCGTGTTCCCGAAGCTCGCGCTGGGCCTGTCCGGGTTCGAGACGGGCGTGGCGGTCATGCCGCACGTCAAGGGCGACCCCGACGACGCGGCTGCGAAGCCCGCCGGCCGGATCCGCGGTGCGAAGAAGCTGCTGACCACGGCTGCCGTCATCATGAGCATCTTCCTGATCTGCTCCAGCCTCATCACCACCCTGCTGATCCCGGCCGCCCAGTTCCAGCCGGGCGGCGAGGCCAACGGCCGCGCGCTCGCCTACCTGGCGCACGAGTACCTGGGCTCCGCCTTCGGCACGGTCTACGACATCTCCACGATCCTCATCCTGTGGTTCGCCGGCTCCTCCGCCATGGCGGGCCTGCTCAACCTGATGCCGCGCTACCTGCCCCGCTACGGCATGGCCCCGCACTGGGCCCGCGCCCTGCGCCCCATGGTCATCGTGTTCACCCTCGTCGCGTTCCTCGTCACCTGGATCTTCGACGCCGACGTCGACGCCCAGGGCGGCGCGTACGCCACCGGTGTTCTCGTCCTGATCACCTCGGCGGCGGTCGCCGTGACCATCGCCGCCCGGCGGGCGGGGGAGCGCGGCTGGACGATCGGATTCGGCATCATCTCGGTGGTCTTCATCTACACGACCGCGGTCAACATCGTCGAACGCCCCGACGGCGTGAAGATCGGCGCCTGCTTCATCGCCGGCATCATGGCCCTCTCCCTCCTCTCCCGTCTCGCCCGCGTCTTCGAGCTGCGCGTCACGCACGTGGAGTTCGACGACATGGCCCAGCGGTTCATCCGCGACACCGCCAACCGCACGATCCGTTTCATCGCGAACGAGCCCGACAACCGGGACCGCGAGGAGTACCGGCAGAAGAAGGAACAGATCCGCGCGGACAACGACATCCCCGCCGGGGACGACGTGATGTTCGTGGAGGTCACCGTCCTGGACGCCTCCGAGTTCGAATCCGGCATGCGCGTACGCGGCGAAGTGCTCCACGACCGCTACCGCGTCCTGACCCTGGAGAGTTCCAGCATCCCCAACGCATTGGCCGCCCTCCTCCTCCACGTACGTGATGCGACCGGCCAGCGGCCGCACATCTACTTCGAGTGGACCGAGGGCAACCCGTTCGCCAACTTCTTCCGCTTTTTCCTGTTCGGCCAGGGCGAGGTCGCGCCAGTCACCCGCGAGGTCATCCGCGAGGCCGAACCAGACCGCTCCCGCCGCCCGCACGTTCACGCCGGCTGA
- a CDS encoding ABC transporter permease, whose product MSALSLAVGDSNTMLRRNLLHARRYPSGTLNLLLTPIMMLLLFVYIFGDVMSAGIGGGGADRSDYIAYIVPGLLLMTIGSTVIGAAVYVSMDMAEGLIARFRTMAVYRPSVLIGHVVGSVLQSVMSVVLVGAVGVAIGFRTTDATVLEWLAAFGLIVLFALALTWIAVGMGLASPNPEAAGNMAMPLILLPLISSAFIPADTMPGWFQPIAEYQPFTPAIETLRGLLLGTEIGNNGWLAITWCLGLIALGYRWSTRQFNRDPK is encoded by the coding sequence ATGAGCGCCCTCTCTCTCGCTGTAGGCGACTCCAACACGATGCTGCGCCGCAACCTGCTGCACGCGCGGCGCTACCCGTCAGGGACCCTGAACCTGCTGCTCACGCCGATCATGATGCTGCTGCTCTTCGTCTACATCTTCGGCGACGTCATGAGCGCGGGCATCGGTGGCGGCGGCGCCGACCGCTCCGACTACATCGCCTACATCGTCCCGGGCTTGCTGCTGATGACCATCGGCAGCACCGTGATCGGGGCCGCGGTGTACGTCTCCATGGATATGGCCGAGGGCCTCATCGCGCGCTTCCGCACGATGGCGGTCTACCGCCCGTCGGTACTCATCGGGCACGTCGTCGGCAGCGTGCTGCAGTCCGTCATGAGCGTGGTCCTCGTCGGCGCCGTCGGCGTGGCCATCGGCTTCCGCACCACTGACGCGACCGTCCTGGAGTGGCTGGCGGCCTTCGGGCTCATCGTGCTCTTCGCCCTGGCGCTGACCTGGATCGCGGTCGGCATGGGGCTGGCCAGCCCGAACCCCGAGGCCGCCGGCAACATGGCCATGCCGCTGATCCTCCTCCCCCTCATCTCCAGTGCCTTCATCCCGGCCGACACCATGCCCGGCTGGTTCCAGCCGATCGCCGAGTACCAGCCCTTCACCCCCGCCATCGAGACCCTGCGCGGCCTCCTCCTCGGCACCGAGATCGGCAACAACGGATGGCTCGCGATCACTTGGTGCCTCGGCCTGATCGCGCTCGGCTACCGCTGGTCGACGCGCCAGTTCAACCGCGACCCGAAGTAG
- a CDS encoding ATP-binding cassette domain-containing protein produces MPTSKRVDGRPSPTAVSAVGLRKSYGEKLVLDGIDLHIPAGSVFALLGPNGAGKTTAVKILSTLITADAGELHVGGHDLAADPQAVRAAIGVTGQFSAVDGLITGEENMLLMADLHHLPKREGRRVATELLERFGLTEAAKKPASTYSGGMKRRLDLAMTLVGGPRIIFLDEPTTGLDPRSRHNMWGIIRGLVSNGVTVLLTTQYLEEADELADRIAVLNDGKIAAEGTAEELKRLIPGGHVRLRFTDPVAYQSASEALREVTRDDEALSLSIPSDGSQRELRSLLDRLDSAGIEADELTIHTPDLDDVFFALTSPANAPNQSKETTR; encoded by the coding sequence TCCGCCGTCGGTCTACGCAAGTCCTACGGCGAGAAGCTCGTCCTCGACGGTATCGATCTGCACATCCCTGCCGGATCAGTGTTCGCGCTGCTCGGACCGAACGGCGCCGGCAAGACCACCGCCGTGAAGATCCTTTCCACGCTCATCACCGCCGACGCCGGCGAGCTGCACGTAGGCGGGCACGACCTGGCCGCCGACCCGCAGGCGGTACGTGCCGCGATCGGTGTCACCGGGCAGTTCTCCGCCGTCGACGGCCTGATCACCGGCGAGGAGAACATGCTCCTCATGGCGGACCTGCACCACCTGCCCAAGCGCGAGGGGCGGCGGGTCGCCACTGAACTGCTGGAGCGCTTCGGCCTGACGGAAGCCGCCAAGAAGCCCGCCTCCACCTACTCCGGCGGCATGAAGCGCCGCCTCGACCTCGCGATGACGCTGGTCGGCGGCCCGCGGATCATCTTCCTCGATGAGCCGACGACAGGGCTCGACCCGCGCTCCCGCCACAACATGTGGGGCATCATCCGCGGCCTCGTCTCCAACGGCGTGACCGTCCTCCTCACCACCCAGTACCTGGAGGAGGCCGACGAACTGGCCGACCGCATCGCCGTGTTGAACGACGGAAAGATCGCCGCCGAGGGCACGGCCGAAGAGCTCAAGCGGCTCATCCCGGGCGGGCACGTCCGGCTCCGCTTCACCGACCCGGTCGCGTACCAGTCCGCCTCTGAGGCCCTGCGCGAGGTCACCCGGGACGACGAGGCACTGTCGCTGTCCATCCCCAGCGACGGCAGTCAGCGCGAACTGCGCTCCCTTCTCGACCGGCTCGACTCCGCCGGCATCGAGGCGGACGAACTGACCATCCACACCCCCGACCTCGACGACGTCTTCTTCGCCCTGACCAGCCCGGCCAACGCCCCCAACCAGTCCAAGGAGACAACCCGATGA